A genome region from Geobacter pickeringii includes the following:
- a CDS encoding NADP-dependent malic enzyme, whose amino-acid sequence MSKKQDALDYHSSGRKGKIEVIPSKPCLTQRDLSLAYSPGVAEPCLEIEKNPEDAYKYTAKGNLVAVVSNGTAVLGLGNIGALAGKPVMEGKGVLFKRFADIDVFDIEVNSEDPEEVIKVCQLLEPTFGGINLEDIKAPECFYIEEKLKETMNIPVFHDDQHGTAIISAAGLINALLLVGKKIEEIRLVVNGAGASAIACANLALSLGLKKENLIMCDTKGIIYQGRTEGMNKYKERFAVDTPLRTLEEAAAGADVLYGLSSKGAFTPEMVRKMAANPIIFAMANPDPEITPEEARAVRGDVLIATGRSDYPNQVNNVLGFPFIFRGALDVRATTINEEMKKAAVFALAELAREECPDAVCRAYGNVKFSFGRDYIIPKPFDPRALLRVAPAIARAAMESGVARQPIEDMDKYVEHLESLQGKAKETLRMIINKAKCDPKRIVFPEGDNEKILKAAQILIEEGIGRPILIGSHEKIHAKMAELGLELNGDVTIVDPTNFERSEEYADELFRLRQRKGLTLSEARRIMTRKSRTHFGCMMVHMGDADTLLSGIDTHYPETIRPALEVIGKQQGLSSVHGLYMMVFNKGIFLMADTTVCIEPTAEELAETAILAAEKARMLDIEPTVAMLSFSNFGSVHHPQALKVKRAVEIVKERDPNLVIDGEMQSDTAVVTEILQKSFSFANLKEAANVLIFPDLNSGNICYKLLHHLGGAEAIGPILMGMKKPVHVLQRGDDVSDIVNMAAIAVVDAQNS is encoded by the coding sequence ATGAGCAAAAAACAGGATGCCCTTGACTACCATTCGAGTGGCCGCAAAGGGAAGATCGAAGTAATTCCGTCCAAACCGTGCCTCACCCAGCGGGACCTCTCCCTCGCCTATTCGCCCGGCGTAGCCGAGCCGTGTCTCGAGATCGAGAAAAACCCTGAAGACGCATACAAATATACTGCCAAAGGCAACCTTGTCGCCGTCGTTTCGAACGGCACCGCCGTGCTGGGCCTGGGCAACATCGGCGCCTTGGCCGGTAAACCGGTCATGGAGGGCAAAGGGGTCCTTTTCAAGCGCTTTGCCGACATTGATGTCTTCGACATAGAAGTAAACTCGGAAGACCCCGAGGAAGTGATCAAGGTCTGCCAACTCCTGGAACCGACCTTCGGCGGCATCAATCTCGAAGACATCAAGGCCCCCGAATGTTTCTACATCGAAGAAAAGCTCAAGGAGACCATGAACATTCCGGTCTTTCACGACGACCAGCACGGTACCGCCATCATCTCTGCCGCCGGACTGATTAACGCCTTGCTGCTGGTAGGAAAGAAAATTGAGGAAATCCGCCTCGTGGTAAACGGTGCCGGCGCCTCCGCCATCGCCTGCGCCAATCTGGCGCTCTCCCTCGGCCTCAAGAAAGAGAACCTTATCATGTGCGACACCAAGGGGATAATCTACCAGGGCCGCACCGAAGGAATGAACAAGTACAAGGAGCGTTTTGCCGTTGACACGCCGCTGCGGACGCTCGAAGAGGCGGCCGCAGGAGCAGATGTTCTCTACGGCCTCTCCTCCAAGGGTGCCTTCACTCCCGAGATGGTGCGCAAGATGGCAGCCAACCCAATCATCTTCGCCATGGCCAATCCCGATCCCGAGATAACGCCGGAGGAGGCGCGGGCGGTGCGCGGGGACGTCCTCATAGCCACCGGACGTTCCGATTATCCCAACCAGGTGAACAACGTTCTCGGCTTCCCGTTCATCTTCCGGGGGGCCCTCGACGTACGCGCCACCACCATCAACGAAGAGATGAAAAAAGCTGCGGTCTTCGCCCTGGCCGAACTGGCCCGCGAAGAGTGCCCCGACGCGGTCTGCCGCGCATACGGCAATGTAAAATTCTCCTTCGGCCGAGACTACATCATCCCCAAGCCGTTTGATCCGCGGGCCCTTCTCCGTGTTGCCCCGGCGATCGCCAGGGCTGCCATGGAATCGGGGGTTGCCCGCCAGCCGATCGAGGACATGGATAAGTATGTCGAGCATCTGGAGTCTTTGCAGGGGAAGGCCAAGGAAACCCTGCGAATGATCATCAACAAAGCCAAATGCGACCCGAAGCGGATCGTTTTCCCCGAAGGGGACAACGAGAAGATTCTCAAGGCAGCCCAGATACTCATCGAAGAGGGGATCGGCAGGCCGATCCTCATCGGCAGCCATGAAAAGATCCACGCCAAGATGGCGGAGCTCGGCCTCGAACTCAACGGCGATGTGACGATCGTAGACCCGACGAACTTCGAGCGCTCCGAAGAGTATGCCGACGAGCTCTTCAGGCTCCGTCAACGGAAAGGACTCACGCTTTCCGAGGCACGGCGGATCATGACCCGCAAGTCCCGTACCCATTTCGGCTGCATGATGGTTCACATGGGGGATGCCGACACGCTGCTCTCGGGCATTGACACCCACTACCCCGAAACCATCCGGCCGGCACTGGAAGTGATCGGCAAGCAGCAGGGGCTCTCCAGCGTTCACGGCCTCTACATGATGGTCTTCAACAAGGGAATCTTCCTCATGGCGGACACCACGGTCTGCATCGAGCCCACGGCCGAGGAACTGGCAGAGACCGCCATCCTTGCCGCCGAAAAGGCACGGATGCTCGACATCGAACCGACAGTCGCCATGCTCTCGTTTTCCAACTTCGGATCGGTTCACCACCCGCAGGCCCTCAAGGTAAAGCGGGCGGTGGAGATCGTCAAGGAGCGTGATCCGAACCTGGTCATTGATGGAGAGATGCAGTCCGATACGGCCGTTGTGACCGAGATTCTCCAGAAGAGCTTCTCCTTCGCAAACCTCAAGGAAGCAGCCAATGTCCTCATCTTTCCCGATCTCAACTCGGGGAACATCTGCTACAAGCTCCTGCACCATCTTGGAGGAGCAGAAGCCATCGGGCCGATCCTGATGGGGATGAAAAAGCCGGTTCATGTCCTGCAACGGGGAGACGACGTCAGCGACATCGTGAACATGGCCGCCATTGCCGTCGTGGATGCGCAGAACTCCTGA
- a CDS encoding energy transducer TonB, with translation MEHHSAFHRHTGERLPRALLLSLALHGALAATILVLPRAQSTLNTLSTVTVDLSDRNDLSAPSTSRVAAHDRRSVTAVRPAMALPTPAEKIVEEQSQPPSPPPANEAKPSSLSLGMSRGFFRSLADGETLRSDIKEYYFTLVQRINEQWWSVAGQAETGPGKREALVTVVLKRNGEIFDVRLLKSSGSPEYDRLILNALQAAPLPPLPDSYPGEFFQAPFRLMAPLGLLS, from the coding sequence ATGGAGCACCACTCCGCCTTCCATCGCCACACAGGGGAGCGTTTGCCACGGGCGCTGCTTCTCTCTCTTGCGCTTCACGGCGCGCTGGCGGCAACAATTCTGGTTCTGCCCCGGGCCCAGTCCACGCTCAATACGCTTTCCACGGTGACCGTGGACTTATCGGACAGAAACGATCTTTCGGCACCATCCACTTCCCGGGTGGCAGCACATGATAGACGATCCGTAACTGCGGTGCGTCCTGCAATGGCGCTCCCCACCCCTGCAGAGAAAATTGTCGAGGAACAATCGCAACCCCCTTCGCCACCCCCGGCTAACGAGGCCAAGCCTTCATCCCTTTCACTAGGGATGAGTCGAGGATTTTTCAGGAGCCTCGCCGATGGGGAGACCTTGCGCAGCGACATCAAGGAATATTACTTTACCTTGGTCCAGAGGATTAACGAGCAGTGGTGGTCAGTGGCAGGCCAAGCGGAAACCGGACCCGGAAAGCGGGAGGCGTTGGTTACGGTCGTGCTGAAAAGAAACGGGGAGATCTTTGATGTAAGGCTGTTGAAAAGCTCGGGAAGCCCGGAATACGACCGGCTGATCCTGAACGCCCTGCAGGCGGCGCCGCTTCCCCCTCTTCCAGACAGTTACCCCGGCGAGTTCTTTCAGGCGCCCTTTCGACTCATGGCCCCGCTGGGGCTCCTCTCCTGA
- a CDS encoding HIT family protein, protein MERIWAPWRTDYIFNKKSSDCIFCLADDTTLDRDRLVLHRTPLSLVMLNRYPYTNGHLLVAPHRHTADLDSLTEQEMLDLFRIVRLCRAILNKEASPQGFNIGLNLGKAAGAGVDDHLHFHVVPRWNGDTNFMSVVADVRVVPEGLLVAYDRLLPHFAALHE, encoded by the coding sequence ATGGAACGGATTTGGGCTCCCTGGCGAACCGATTATATTTTCAATAAAAAGTCGTCGGACTGCATCTTCTGTCTTGCGGACGACACCACTCTCGACCGTGATCGTCTGGTTCTTCACAGAACACCGTTATCGCTGGTGATGCTCAACCGGTATCCATACACGAACGGACACCTGCTCGTCGCTCCCCATCGGCATACTGCCGACCTGGATTCACTCACCGAGCAAGAGATGCTCGATCTTTTCCGGATTGTTCGCCTCTGCCGTGCGATCCTCAACAAAGAGGCGTCGCCCCAGGGGTTCAATATCGGGCTTAACCTGGGGAAGGCGGCGGGGGCGGGAGTCGACGACCATCTCCATTTCCATGTTGTTCCGCGCTGGAACGGCGACACGAACTTCATGAGCGTCGTAGCCGATGTCAGGGTCGTTCCCGAGGGTCTCCTCGTCGCCTACGACCGCTTGCTTCCCCACTTTGCCGCCCTTCACGAGTGA
- a CDS encoding AAA family ATPase → MTLAKRAEMLHVIDTLTTHYLKGKVRAVRLAVIALLSGGHILLEDIPGLGKTTLALALAKALGLSFGRVQCTSDLLPSDITGLSIFNREENRFTFIPGPVFNNIVLVDEVNRAMPKTQSALLEAMEERRVTVEGTTHQLPGPFLVMATQNPMEQVGTYPLPESQLDRFLVRSGIGYPPEAIEKAIIKGGSIREGIKGLAPLVGVADILEAQRCVREQIYLSDKVVDYIYALVAASRNHKAIASGISTRGAIGMAEAAKAHAYLEGRDYTVPEDVKAVAVPVGGHRLILSVEDENLDKGDLLHAILNTIPVPLA, encoded by the coding sequence ATGACTCTTGCGAAACGCGCCGAAATGCTCCATGTCATCGACACCCTCACCACCCACTACCTGAAGGGAAAGGTACGGGCAGTGCGGCTGGCAGTCATTGCCCTCCTGTCAGGCGGCCATATCCTGCTCGAGGATATTCCCGGTCTCGGCAAAACGACCCTGGCCCTCGCCCTGGCAAAGGCGCTCGGCCTTTCTTTCGGCCGGGTTCAGTGTACGAGCGACCTGCTCCCCTCGGACATCACCGGACTCTCAATTTTCAACCGCGAAGAGAATCGCTTCACGTTCATCCCCGGACCGGTCTTCAACAACATCGTCCTGGTGGACGAAGTGAACCGTGCCATGCCGAAGACCCAGAGCGCCCTCCTCGAAGCTATGGAAGAGCGCCGGGTGACGGTGGAAGGGACGACCCATCAGCTTCCCGGCCCCTTTCTGGTCATGGCGACCCAGAACCCGATGGAGCAGGTGGGCACGTATCCGCTGCCCGAATCCCAGCTCGACCGTTTCCTCGTTCGGAGCGGAATCGGGTACCCTCCCGAAGCCATTGAAAAAGCAATCATCAAAGGGGGGAGCATACGGGAGGGGATCAAGGGACTCGCCCCCCTCGTCGGTGTTGCCGATATCCTGGAGGCGCAGCGCTGTGTCAGGGAGCAGATCTATCTCTCCGACAAGGTCGTCGATTATATCTACGCCCTTGTCGCCGCATCCCGCAACCATAAGGCAATAGCGTCGGGGATATCGACCCGCGGGGCCATCGGCATGGCAGAGGCGGCCAAGGCCCATGCCTATCTCGAGGGGCGGGATTATACGGTGCCCGAAGACGTGAAGGCGGTCGCCGTACCGGTCGGTGGGCACCGTCTCATTCTCTCCGTTGAAGATGAGAACCTCGACAAGGGGGATTTATTACACGCCATCCTGAACACCATCCCGGTTCCCCTGGCCTGA
- a CDS encoding DUF58 domain-containing protein, which yields MVSALLGFMAVSGVMGWLNIRDLSLAVRFADEIYDGQETFASLRVENRKRVMTSFLLRIEIGGAWIDFPMVGRRTVETGVLPVTFRGRGEKRGVSAVVSSPFPINFFVRSRSVYLDGRCIVFPRPAPCEGGPASPGRRWRGERRSLQRGFEGEVEKIAGYTGTEPLKLIHWRLSARHGDLKVKELTSSAADPLMIDISRLPGRSIEEALSCGAWLVNRGIRANQPVGLIAGETLIAPAASRPHRLKLLTVLALHGSH from the coding sequence GTGGTCTCGGCACTGTTGGGATTCATGGCGGTTTCGGGGGTGATGGGGTGGTTGAACATCCGGGATCTCTCCCTGGCGGTGAGGTTTGCCGACGAGATTTATGACGGTCAGGAAACCTTTGCCTCGCTTCGCGTGGAGAACCGCAAGCGGGTGATGACGTCGTTTCTCCTGCGGATCGAGATCGGCGGGGCATGGATCGACTTCCCCATGGTCGGCCGGCGGACCGTCGAAACAGGCGTTCTTCCCGTAACCTTCCGCGGTCGCGGGGAAAAGAGGGGTGTGAGCGCGGTCGTCAGCTCACCGTTTCCCATCAATTTTTTCGTCCGCAGCAGATCCGTGTATCTCGACGGACGCTGTATCGTCTTTCCCCGGCCAGCGCCATGCGAAGGGGGGCCCGCTTCCCCCGGCCGGCGGTGGCGGGGGGAGCGGCGAAGCCTTCAGCGCGGATTCGAAGGGGAGGTGGAGAAGATTGCCGGATACACCGGAACTGAGCCCCTCAAGCTCATTCACTGGCGCCTGTCGGCCCGGCACGGAGATCTCAAGGTCAAGGAGCTGACCTCATCCGCCGCCGATCCGCTGATGATCGACATATCCCGCCTGCCGGGGCGCAGCATCGAAGAGGCCCTTTCGTGCGGCGCGTGGCTCGTCAACCGCGGTATACGCGCCAATCAGCCAGTGGGGCTTATCGCGGGAGAGACCCTGATAGCACCCGCGGCATCACGCCCCCATCGCCTGAAACTCCTGACGGTACTTGCTCTCCATGGTTCGCATTAG
- a CDS encoding transglutaminase family protein, translating to MVRISSVITILAYLVACLGYLPVFAYADPVARAAFPLTMAAGILFDLRENHPCAGVASTVATIGFFIYYAAQLSMANPATPVVNFIVILLAVRLLNEKSPRNLLQIFALALFALASSSLFNLSAIFLVYLGFQLAIIAIALVLLTFHAVDAGMSFSRASLKRVFAVSLLMPVSSVPLILLFFAILPRTQYPLLNFLNTPAERSTGFSESVEPGKVSQVTETRRVALRVECEKLPMHDLYWRGIVLDALAGSTWVRSEHRPAERAVAAQGKSVRQVVYPEPARLGYLLALNVPTRIDGVRSVQASDFVFTFRGAPGGRVRYEALSILADAITVNGEIDRKFYRALPPRISARTMALSRRLASPAGSDLETLARIEEWYRSQRFTYATSGLPLTDDPVDTFLFTHRRGHCELFATSFAVILRLAGIPSRLVGGYYGGDYNDLGGYYLVTGDRAHVWVEAFVRGKGWLRVDPSSFASNFDTVGTTKSADTSRRIADLFDSLTYYWNQAVITYDFQKQFQLVSMANSRIRGVPFRPLLGSIARIALPLSAIGILVWLVRIRGKISQEERLVARLRRRIRKVYGNAGNGLSLGLYELAELTDDPAVSGFAALYGRAVYRDRRPTPDEYRELRRLIDEIGRARGGDEGGDRA from the coding sequence ATGGTTCGCATTAGCTCCGTCATCACCATCCTAGCCTACCTGGTGGCGTGCCTCGGCTATCTGCCGGTATTCGCCTATGCCGATCCGGTGGCGCGTGCGGCTTTCCCCCTGACAATGGCCGCCGGAATCCTGTTCGACCTCCGCGAAAACCATCCCTGCGCCGGCGTCGCCTCGACCGTGGCGACGATCGGCTTTTTCATCTATTACGCAGCGCAGCTCAGCATGGCCAACCCCGCGACGCCGGTGGTGAACTTCATCGTGATTCTCCTCGCGGTGCGGCTTCTGAACGAAAAAAGTCCACGCAACCTCCTCCAGATATTCGCTCTTGCGCTGTTTGCCCTGGCAAGCTCGTCGCTTTTCAACCTGAGCGCCATCTTTCTCGTCTATCTTGGGTTCCAGTTGGCCATCATCGCCATTGCGCTCGTTCTGCTTACGTTTCATGCCGTCGATGCCGGCATGTCGTTCTCCCGCGCCTCGCTGAAGCGGGTGTTTGCCGTGTCGCTCCTCATGCCGGTGTCTTCGGTACCGCTTATCCTGCTCTTCTTCGCCATCCTGCCGCGTACCCAGTATCCTTTGCTCAACTTTCTCAATACCCCCGCCGAGCGCTCCACCGGCTTCAGCGAGAGCGTGGAGCCGGGGAAGGTGTCGCAGGTGACCGAAACGAGGCGCGTGGCTTTGCGGGTCGAGTGCGAGAAACTCCCGATGCATGATCTCTACTGGCGGGGGATCGTTCTCGACGCCCTTGCCGGCAGCACCTGGGTCAGAAGCGAACACCGCCCCGCTGAGCGCGCCGTCGCGGCACAAGGGAAAAGCGTCAGGCAGGTAGTCTATCCCGAACCGGCGCGCCTGGGCTATCTGCTGGCTCTCAACGTCCCGACGCGCATCGATGGCGTCCGTTCCGTTCAGGCTTCTGACTTTGTCTTTACCTTCAGGGGGGCACCGGGAGGGCGTGTCAGGTACGAGGCGCTCTCGATCCTTGCCGATGCCATAACGGTCAACGGAGAGATCGACCGGAAATTCTACCGTGCCCTCCCTCCTCGCATCTCGGCGCGAACGATGGCGTTATCACGGCGTCTCGCGTCCCCTGCCGGCTCCGATCTCGAAACGCTCGCCCGCATTGAGGAGTGGTATCGCTCCCAGCGTTTCACCTATGCCACCTCCGGTCTTCCCCTGACCGACGACCCCGTCGACACCTTTCTCTTCACCCATCGCAGAGGCCACTGCGAGCTGTTTGCCACCTCATTTGCCGTTATCCTCAGGCTCGCCGGGATACCCTCGCGGCTGGTGGGCGGTTACTACGGAGGCGATTACAACGACCTGGGCGGCTATTATCTCGTCACCGGAGATCGCGCTCATGTCTGGGTGGAGGCCTTTGTCAGGGGGAAGGGGTGGCTCCGGGTTGACCCGAGTTCCTTTGCCTCCAATTTCGATACCGTCGGAACAACCAAGAGTGCCGACACGTCCCGTCGGATCGCCGATCTCTTCGATTCGCTTACCTATTACTGGAACCAGGCGGTCATTACCTATGATTTCCAGAAACAGTTCCAGTTGGTGAGTATGGCAAACTCGCGCATCAGGGGCGTCCCGTTCAGGCCGCTACTTGGCAGCATTGCACGGATCGCTCTCCCGCTCTCGGCCATCGGCATCCTCGTCTGGCTTGTCAGGATCAGGGGAAAGATCTCGCAGGAAGAGCGGCTCGTTGCACGGCTCCGGAGACGGATAAGGAAGGTATATGGAAATGCCGGGAATGGCCTGTCCCTGGGGCTCTATGAACTGGCCGAATTGACCGACGATCCGGCAGTATCCGGATTCGCCGCACTGTACGGTCGAGCGGTGTACCGGGACCGGCGACCCACGCCAGACGAGTACCGTGAGCTTCGAAGACTCATCGATGAAATCGGTCGGGCACGGGGAGGCGACGAAGGCGGCGATCGCGCCTGA
- a CDS encoding ROK family protein has translation MRDDDRELFAGIDVGGTNLRLALVDRAGEIRHRIRLKTEIAGGRDLLYERIREGINGLRGRAAELGATISALGVGVPGLIANDGYVHVSVNLPPIDRVNLRDDLQRITALPTVIANDVNAFAWGERRYGAGAHFSSFMMVTLGTGVGGGLVLNGRLWTGVDGVAGELGHLTVEPNGRPCTCGNRGCLEQYASATAIATSAREAMTGETGWAPGVVRSEGISAEAVAAAARGGDPRAAAVFADAGRYLGIAAAGLANILNLEAFIVGGGVAASFDLMKDAMKQEVRTRAFPLPGERLQIIPAILGENGGLIGSAALAMQVRDNGTWD, from the coding sequence ATGAGAGATGACGACAGGGAGCTTTTTGCCGGGATCGACGTTGGCGGAACGAACCTCCGCCTTGCCCTGGTGGACCGGGCAGGGGAGATACGGCACCGGATTCGCCTGAAAACCGAGATCGCCGGTGGACGTGACCTCTTATACGAGAGAATCCGTGAGGGGATCAACGGCCTCCGCGGCCGTGCCGCCGAACTGGGTGCAACGATTTCCGCTCTTGGGGTGGGGGTGCCGGGGCTCATCGCCAATGATGGGTATGTCCATGTCTCCGTCAATCTCCCCCCCATCGACCGGGTCAACCTGCGGGACGATCTCCAGCGGATCACCGCCCTGCCGACGGTCATCGCCAACGATGTCAATGCGTTTGCCTGGGGGGAGCGGAGGTATGGCGCGGGTGCGCACTTCTCCTCTTTCATGATGGTGACGCTGGGGACCGGGGTGGGGGGAGGGCTTGTTCTCAACGGCCGCCTCTGGACCGGCGTCGATGGAGTTGCCGGAGAACTCGGCCACCTGACGGTGGAGCCGAACGGCAGACCGTGCACCTGCGGCAACCGCGGGTGTCTTGAACAGTACGCTTCGGCAACCGCCATTGCGACCAGTGCCCGCGAAGCGATGACGGGTGAAACGGGGTGGGCGCCTGGGGTGGTCAGGTCGGAGGGCATCTCCGCCGAAGCAGTTGCCGCGGCAGCACGGGGGGGCGATCCACGGGCTGCCGCAGTATTTGCGGATGCAGGCCGTTATCTTGGTATTGCCGCAGCCGGACTTGCCAATATTCTGAATCTGGAGGCGTTCATCGTTGGCGGTGGCGTGGCTGCAAGTTTCGACCTGATGAAGGATGCCATGAAGCAGGAGGTGCGGACGCGGGCCTTCCCGCTCCCGGGCGAACGGCTCCAGATCATTCCTGCGATCCTGGGAGAAAACGGGGGATTGATTGGCAGCGCGGCCCTCGCCATGCAGGTCCGTGATAACGGAACATGGGACTGA
- a CDS encoding tetratricopeptide repeat protein, with the protein MTKKEKHLDSAQKFLVKGQLDRALREYEQAVALDPKDIRVRQKFAELLMRANRKDDAVREFEVIGKYYADNGFYLKAIAVYKQIQRTDPRNLSISLNLASLNEKQGLIGNALAEYKAVYDHYEKTGQLSEGISVLEKMLAADKENVNIRFKLAETRHRAGEKEQAYEDFTGLAQDIKSRGDETAFARVCERIAQLFPERKEFLLTVAEGQVKRGAPLAALPLLKQLVSDDRFNPKALYLLVDAARAAGDFRIVKGAYGQIIKRYPGEVAARSGLISCFIDEGNVDEAFAYLTMFESELRSVEPATVDGLYRALRDLAPQHPRFAETGQRPGIEAGIEAEVAPSPTETTTEESPSSAEPSFLATETEPVFNHADAESEDAAGLQAEDELDITFEEDELPETAPFLGSSVESFAEDETDSLSANAPAMGDEGEDLAGGDAGSFDFPLFMAGNEAAEGRGIDEGDTIELDISHLTTVSDDWLNGAEDAELSPAEETGIGSLDLDFSEGELDDLIPAAPEPAKRDKYGLDGLFSAFKKGVGEQLDQGDTETHYNLGIAYKEMGLYDDAISEFRTASQDPQRRIDCITLQGICCREKGDFLQAEELLQGGVALPGLADEELLCLKYELALLHEAMGACDQALCEYREIHVMSPDFRDTVQKIARLKCDDEALDLADIELVDLDDTDGVTG; encoded by the coding sequence TTGACCAAGAAAGAAAAACATCTCGACAGTGCTCAGAAATTTCTCGTGAAGGGGCAGCTTGACCGGGCCCTCCGCGAGTACGAGCAGGCGGTTGCCCTGGACCCGAAGGACATTCGGGTGAGGCAGAAGTTTGCCGAGCTTCTGATGCGTGCAAACCGCAAGGATGATGCGGTCCGAGAGTTTGAGGTCATTGGCAAGTATTACGCCGACAACGGTTTCTACCTGAAGGCCATCGCCGTCTACAAGCAGATTCAGCGCACCGATCCCCGCAATCTCTCCATTTCCCTCAATCTCGCTTCCTTGAACGAAAAGCAGGGCCTCATTGGCAACGCACTGGCGGAATACAAGGCCGTTTACGACCACTACGAGAAAACGGGGCAGCTCTCCGAGGGGATTTCGGTTCTCGAGAAGATGCTTGCCGCCGATAAGGAAAACGTCAACATCCGCTTCAAGTTGGCCGAAACCCGGCACCGCGCCGGAGAGAAGGAACAGGCGTACGAGGATTTCACCGGGCTCGCTCAGGATATCAAAAGCCGTGGAGACGAGACGGCCTTTGCGCGGGTGTGTGAACGGATTGCACAACTGTTTCCGGAGCGAAAGGAATTTCTCCTTACGGTGGCGGAAGGGCAGGTAAAGAGGGGAGCTCCCCTGGCGGCGCTGCCGCTGCTCAAACAGCTTGTCTCCGACGACCGGTTTAATCCCAAGGCGCTCTATCTCCTGGTGGATGCGGCTCGCGCTGCCGGCGATTTCCGGATCGTGAAGGGTGCGTACGGTCAGATCATCAAGCGTTATCCGGGCGAGGTTGCGGCCCGCAGCGGCCTGATTTCCTGCTTCATCGATGAAGGGAATGTCGATGAAGCCTTCGCGTATCTCACGATGTTCGAGTCGGAGTTGCGTTCCGTGGAGCCCGCCACCGTCGATGGATTGTACCGTGCTCTGCGCGACCTCGCACCTCAACACCCCCGCTTTGCCGAAACGGGACAACGGCCCGGCATTGAGGCTGGCATTGAAGCGGAGGTGGCACCATCGCCGACCGAGACGACGACCGAGGAATCTCCTTCCTCGGCAGAACCGTCTTTCCTGGCAACGGAAACAGAACCGGTTTTCAACCATGCCGATGCCGAAAGTGAGGATGCCGCCGGGTTGCAGGCGGAGGACGAGCTCGATATCACGTTCGAAGAGGACGAACTGCCCGAAACCGCCCCCTTCCTAGGTAGCTCGGTTGAATCCTTCGCGGAGGATGAGACCGACTCATTGTCGGCCAATGCTCCGGCGATGGGAGATGAAGGGGAGGATTTGGCTGGTGGCGATGCCGGGTCGTTTGACTTTCCTCTATTCATGGCAGGAAACGAGGCGGCAGAGGGGAGGGGCATCGACGAGGGCGATACGATCGAACTCGACATATCTCACCTCACGACGGTATCCGACGATTGGCTGAACGGAGCGGAAGATGCCGAACTCTCTCCCGCGGAAGAGACCGGTATCGGATCTCTCGATCTTGATTTCTCCGAGGGAGAGCTCGACGATCTCATTCCTGCGGCACCGGAGCCGGCAAAGCGTGACAAGTACGGCCTCGATGGCCTCTTTTCGGCGTTCAAGAAAGGTGTTGGCGAACAGCTCGATCAGGGCGATACCGAGACCCACTACAACCTGGGCATTGCCTACAAGGAGATGGGGCTTTACGACGATGCCATCTCCGAGTTCAGAACCGCCTCGCAGGACCCGCAACGCCGTATTGACTGCATCACACTCCAGGGGATCTGTTGCCGGGAGAAGGGAGATTTCCTGCAGGCCGAGGAGCTCCTCCAGGGAGGAGTTGCCTTGCCGGGACTCGCGGATGAAGAACTGCTCTGCCTCAAGTACGAGCTGGCGCTACTTCACGAAGCGATGGGGGCGTGCGATCAGGCGCTTTGCGAATATCGTGAGATTCACGTCATGAGCCCCGATTTCAGGGACACGGTCCAGAAGATTGCCCGCCTTAAGTGCGATGACGAAGCACTTGACCTCGCCGACATTGAGCTTGTAGATCTCGACGATACCGACGGGGTAACCGGTTAA